Proteins encoded in a region of the Phycisphaerae bacterium genome:
- a CDS encoding PEP-CTERM sorting domain-containing protein produces MKKCNVRIASIIVGCFLVMVLSGVTQATPINLSQGRAYTVSWNTDVLWFHAEQYPGEGPANANTLLTDGVFATPVDLIPTVDEAIWRRTSGVTPGVLTIGMDLGELCDITSIYVDVFKGPYYRHVTPNRISIDYSVDGETWTNFYSFSKGLETTNGGAANVYYIQKGAGVETAVEGQHVKITMELDYGSYNRYFRCDEFQIFGEVPEPATICLLSIGSMLAFLRRKK; encoded by the coding sequence ATGAAGAAGTGTAATGTAAGAATTGCGAGTATTATTGTTGGATGTTTTTTGGTGATGGTATTGAGTGGAGTGACACAAGCTACGCCGATCAATTTGTCGCAAGGACGTGCTTATACGGTTAGTTGGAATACGGATGTTCTTTGGTTCCATGCTGAACAATATCCTGGCGAAGGGCCAGCCAATGCTAACACGCTGTTGACGGATGGTGTGTTTGCGACTCCGGTTGACCTGATTCCAACGGTTGATGAGGCGATATGGAGAAGGACCAGTGGCGTAACCCCGGGTGTATTGACGATAGGAATGGACTTGGGAGAACTTTGCGATATTACCTCGATTTATGTAGATGTGTTTAAAGGTCCCTACTATCGTCACGTAACTCCCAATCGTATCAGCATTGATTATTCGGTCGATGGTGAGACATGGACGAATTTCTACAGTTTTTCGAAAGGATTAGAGACTACTAATGGAGGAGCCGCTAATGTATATTATATTCAAAAGGGTGCAGGGGTGGAAACCGCTGTGGAAGGCCAGCACGTTAAAATTACTATGGAGCTGGACTACGGCTCCTACAACAGGTACTTTCGGTGCGATGAGTTCCAGATATTTGGAGAGGTGCCAGAGCCGGCCACAATTTGCCTCTTGAGCATTGGAAGTATGTTAGCATTTTTGCGACGGAAAAAATAA
- a CDS encoding sugar isomerase domain-containing protein, which yields MKKQQKSSDIKKKKQSVRPDYVRNYLDTIVSGLEKIYSNQQEMINKCAAIIADRIAEDGLIYVFGSGGHSNMMAEEMFHRAGGLACVSPVFVDSIRIPHVPLGERSYGIVPYIFDFYEIEKNDVLLLVNGYGINPVTIETALEAKKRGVKVIAVTSTDYAERLPKDFVGRHPSGSNLHEMFEHVLLTYMPYGDAIVNIDEIESGVGSYSTFANAFICNSLVIEAANILAQRGIDPPIINSINVIDGFEKNRKLYKKYRNRIRWL from the coding sequence GTGAAAAAACAGCAAAAATCTTCGGATATTAAAAAAAAGAAACAATCGGTTCGGCCTGATTATGTTCGAAACTATTTAGACACAATTGTCAGTGGACTTGAAAAAATTTACAGTAATCAGCAGGAAATGATAAACAAGTGCGCCGCTATTATCGCAGATCGTATAGCTGAAGATGGTCTTATTTATGTTTTTGGGAGCGGAGGTCATTCCAATATGATGGCTGAAGAGATGTTTCATAGAGCCGGCGGGCTTGCCTGTGTTTCGCCAGTTTTTGTGGACAGCATTCGTATACCTCACGTTCCATTAGGCGAACGAAGTTATGGTATTGTTCCGTATATTTTTGATTTTTATGAAATTGAAAAAAATGATGTCTTACTGCTTGTAAATGGCTATGGCATAAATCCGGTTACCATAGAGACCGCCCTTGAAGCAAAAAAACGTGGAGTCAAGGTAATTGCTGTAACATCAACCGACTATGCCGAACGGCTGCCTAAAGATTTTGTAGGCCGTCATCCTTCTGGCTCCAATCTCCACGAAATGTTTGAACACGTTTTGCTGACTTATATGCCTTATGGCGATGCTATAGTCAATATTGACGAAATCGAAAGCGGAGTTGGTTCTTATTCAACTTTTGCCAATGCGTTTATTTGTAACAGCCTTGTAATTGAAGCGGCAAATATTCTCGCACAACGAGGAATAGACCCTCCTATAATAAATAGCATAAATGTAATAGATGGCTTTGAAAAAAATCGTAAACTATATAAAAAATATCGTAACCGTATACGGTGGCTATAA
- a CDS encoding LacI family DNA-binding transcriptional regulator has product MKNNESNVVEMFPLQHTTSFEVAKLAGVNRSTVSRVINQPNQVNRETRRKVEAAMKRLNYHPWSGAKFLAKRRSGIVGFITDTPKDSDVFATTNGILEKLTNLDYMYTMSTILPDATLEQLKELPMIRQHSCDGLIFELTFNHGNMTEFCAKLPIPYVLINAENPLLENCIIYNDRNAAKMAVDYLISKGHRRIAYMTGGRGGNPHISIVQREQGYEIAMLRAGLKPVPDFNVHLPAKTESDEIYDRPFIERTERWLSGPEPVTAILTYSSLLAVRLARMAYDKKMFIPEQFSLMSCDDNSNYKEMLPLTSMAFDRKRIGCIAAEMLLGKNTADPQAKWPSIYIEPELIERGTVKDIRSSF; this is encoded by the coding sequence ATGAAAAACAATGAGTCAAATGTAGTTGAAATGTTTCCACTGCAACATACAACCTCTTTTGAAGTTGCAAAGTTGGCAGGTGTAAATAGGTCTACAGTATCCCGTGTAATCAACCAACCAAATCAAGTCAATAGAGAAACGAGACGGAAAGTAGAAGCGGCTATGAAACGTCTCAATTACCATCCATGGTCAGGTGCGAAATTTTTAGCCAAACGCCGCAGCGGGATTGTTGGATTTATTACTGACACGCCTAAGGACTCCGATGTGTTTGCAACAACCAATGGTATCCTTGAAAAACTCACAAATTTGGATTACATGTACACAATGAGTACAATACTACCTGATGCGACTCTGGAACAATTAAAAGAATTGCCGATGATTCGGCAACATAGTTGTGATGGTCTTATCTTTGAATTAACCTTCAATCACGGAAATATGACCGAGTTTTGTGCTAAATTGCCAATTCCTTACGTCCTAATTAATGCTGAGAATCCACTGCTGGAAAACTGCATAATCTACAACGACAGAAATGCCGCCAAAATGGCTGTCGATTATCTGATTTCAAAGGGGCATAGACGCATAGCTTATATGACTGGCGGCAGAGGTGGAAACCCTCATATAAGCATCGTCCAGAGGGAGCAAGGCTATGAAATAGCAATGTTAAGGGCAGGTCTCAAACCTGTCCCAGACTTTAATGTTCACCTGCCTGCAAAGACTGAATCTGACGAGATATACGATAGGCCTTTTATAGAGAGAACCGAGCGGTGGCTCAGTGGTCCTGAACCAGTAACCGCTATTCTAACATATAGCTCTTTACTCGCCGTGAGGCTTGCAAGAATGGCCTATGACAAAAAAATGTTTATACCAGAGCAATTCTCGTTAATGTCCTGCGATGATAACAGCAACTATAAGGAAATGTTACCTCTGACTTCAATGGCATTTGACCGTAAACGAATTGGCTGCATAGCTGCCGAAATGCTGCTTGGCAAAAACACTGCTGATCCACAAGCAAAATGGCCTTCGATTTACATCGAACCAGAATTGATTGAAAGAGGAACCGTCAAAGACATTCGGAGTTCTTTCTGA
- a CDS encoding alginate lyase family protein: protein MPAYEPIDWHIDLKSGYRYMPLHHSQLKYGTVEGADAKVSADLSRGYHLVTLAIAWQKTGNDLYRKEVIAQMLDWLTVNPYLYGAGWRAAMNVAIRTVNWITAFSLIKDKFDLANENDQKFVEIFINSIIDHRRFISANLEFSENDYHPNHYIANLAGLIAACTFLQSVDMESFGWQRIALRELSREINYQVLPDGFDFENATAYHALVLEITAYALILSANMEKHFAITDIKKWINCKMGDNFLGKLYKMFIVLRDITQPNGLIPLIGDCDSGRFLYVERPGNDTRDWRFLNCVGAALFEDASLLPNTVEQKHWTAAQNLFDAKSVMPNRDEQSCAYTDAGFYIFKNSNFFCMTSCGPIGTAGRGGHCHNDKLAVVLCIEDKEILIDPGIYVYTASRKYRDYYRSVFSHNTVAIGDQEQNRFSDKSQWWGCYEETQCRCTDWNINEEEVFAGEHYGYTKLDKPVVHRRSARWIKTQQKLIIDDYIIKKYKSEDLPRMKWSFILHPKCKVIAMEGNLAVVQQGSLEVKFCISTGKWEKQQHIYSPAYGVKTDCEKLIVELPDGAEKNETIISW from the coding sequence GTGCCTGCTTATGAGCCAATCGATTGGCATATCGATTTGAAGTCCGGGTATCGCTATATGCCGCTCCATCACAGTCAGTTAAAATATGGTACGGTTGAGGGCGCAGATGCTAAAGTATCTGCTGATCTTTCAAGAGGTTACCATTTAGTGACACTTGCTATTGCCTGGCAAAAAACAGGTAACGACTTATATCGCAAAGAGGTTATTGCGCAAATGCTGGATTGGCTGACAGTCAACCCATATCTATATGGCGCGGGCTGGCGAGCGGCCATGAATGTAGCTATCCGTACTGTAAACTGGATAACAGCTTTTTCGCTTATCAAAGACAAGTTTGATCTCGCCAATGAGAATGACCAAAAATTTGTGGAAATTTTTATAAATAGTATTATCGATCACAGGCGTTTTATTTCGGCAAATCTTGAGTTCTCAGAAAATGATTATCACCCTAATCATTATATTGCCAACCTGGCTGGTCTGATTGCTGCCTGTACATTTCTGCAATCGGTTGATATGGAATCGTTTGGCTGGCAAAGGATAGCTTTGCGGGAATTATCCCGAGAAATCAATTATCAGGTACTTCCGGATGGCTTTGATTTTGAAAATGCAACAGCATATCATGCATTGGTTCTGGAAATCACGGCATACGCCTTGATACTCTCGGCAAATATGGAAAAACATTTTGCAATTACTGATATAAAAAAGTGGATAAATTGCAAAATGGGGGATAACTTTCTCGGAAAGTTATATAAAATGTTTATAGTTTTACGCGATATTACTCAGCCTAATGGACTTATTCCTCTTATTGGGGACTGTGACAGCGGAAGATTTCTCTATGTGGAACGGCCCGGAAATGATACAAGAGATTGGAGATTTTTAAACTGCGTGGGCGCAGCTCTTTTTGAAGATGCTTCCCTGCTTCCAAACACTGTGGAACAAAAGCATTGGACGGCAGCACAAAATCTTTTCGACGCTAAAAGTGTTATGCCCAATAGAGATGAACAAAGCTGTGCATATACCGATGCCGGTTTCTATATTTTTAAAAACAGTAATTTTTTCTGTATGACAAGTTGTGGCCCCATAGGCACTGCAGGCAGGGGCGGACATTGCCACAACGATAAACTTGCCGTTGTTTTATGTATAGAAGATAAAGAGATTCTTATCGACCCAGGCATCTATGTTTACACTGCCAGCAGGAAATATCGCGATTATTATCGCTCAGTTTTTTCACATAATACAGTAGCCATTGGAGATCAGGAGCAAAATCGTTTTTCGGATAAATCACAATGGTGGGGTTGTTATGAAGAAACACAATGCCGATGTACAGACTGGAATATCAATGAAGAAGAAGTTTTTGCTGGGGAGCATTATGGATATACAAAACTGGATAAGCCGGTAGTACACCGCAGAAGTGCTAGATGGATCAAAACACAGCAAAAACTGATTATTGATGATTATATAATAAAAAAATATAAAAGTGAAGATTTGCCGAGAATGAAATGGAGCTTCATTTTGCACCCAAAATGTAAGGTTATAGCCATGGAAGGCAATCTGGCTGTTGTTCAGCAAGGCTCACTTGAAGTTAAATTTTGCATTTCTACAGGAAAATGGGAAAAACAGCAGCACATTTACTCCCCTGCTTATGGGGTTAAAACTGACTGTGAAAAGCTGATTGTTGAGCTTCCTGATGGAGCCGAAAAGAATGAAACTATCATATCCTGGTAA
- a CDS encoding prepilin-type N-terminal cleavage/methylation domain-containing protein has product MRSKHSYQNQRKAFTLVELLVVISIIALLLALLLPALNKARAQARRTVCASQLSSSGTAFITYATDYTFFPWPGTVANTPEGISACSLYKIPPGQAFALAKYGISDTIDDSWRCPSYRSSMGDPFSKAGYRKNISGDNVECPREEADYFYIDCYRIQTHLNTAARKTSTTQIKYLFYGNRMGPFKPGRSPGKLTDRSGPLLADRLQRWGHFTSNHCKLSGGLSPIGYNQLYSDGSVIWWPISKVVPGLVIGDVPNFSAATCAPADLTSNNPYYYWVE; this is encoded by the coding sequence ATGAGATCAAAGCATTCTTATCAAAACCAGAGAAAAGCATTTACTTTAGTCGAGTTATTGGTAGTTATTTCTATTATTGCCCTGTTACTGGCCTTGCTGCTCCCGGCTCTTAATAAGGCCCGCGCTCAAGCCAGAAGAACTGTCTGTGCGTCTCAACTTAGTTCTTCTGGAACAGCTTTTATAACGTACGCTACCGACTACACTTTTTTTCCATGGCCTGGAACTGTTGCTAATACCCCAGAAGGCATATCTGCGTGTTCCCTGTATAAAATACCGCCCGGGCAGGCATTTGCCTTGGCAAAGTATGGCATTTCTGACACGATAGACGATTCATGGAGGTGTCCTTCATATCGCAGCAGTATGGGCGACCCTTTCAGTAAGGCCGGTTATAGAAAGAATATAAGCGGAGACAATGTGGAATGTCCCAGGGAAGAAGCTGATTATTTTTATATTGACTGCTACAGGATTCAAACACACCTAAATACAGCTGCACGAAAAACATCTACAACACAAATAAAATACCTTTTTTATGGCAATCGGATGGGGCCTTTTAAGCCTGGAAGGTCACCGGGTAAACTGACAGATCGTTCCGGCCCTTTATTAGCAGACAGACTTCAACGATGGGGACACTTCACATCCAATCATTGTAAATTAAGTGGTGGCTTATCTCCTATAGGTTATAATCAGCTATACTCAGATGGCAGTGTTATATGGTGGCCTATCAGTAAAGTTGTACCCGGTCTTGTAATAGGCGATGTACCCAACTTCAGTGCTGCAACATGTGCTCCTGCCGATCTTACCTCAAATAACCCCTACTATTACTGGGTGGAGTAA
- a CDS encoding Gfo/Idh/MocA family oxidoreductase: protein MKRLKVAIIGQGRSGRDIHGNYLIKDKARYKIVAVSDILKERCERAVQEYGCQVYSDYRQLFRHKDLDLIINTSPSNMHVPVSLEILNAGFNCLCEKPFAQRIKDVDKLIAAAKKNKKILTIFQQSRFAPYFQHIKKVIESGVLGRIVQINVAFSGFARRYDWQTLQKFMGGNLLNTGPHPLDQA, encoded by the coding sequence GTGAAACGGTTAAAAGTTGCAATCATTGGTCAAGGCAGAAGTGGCAGGGATATTCACGGCAATTATCTTATAAAAGACAAGGCAAGATACAAAATCGTTGCTGTCAGTGATATACTTAAAGAACGTTGTGAGCGTGCAGTACAGGAATACGGATGCCAGGTTTACAGCGACTATCGACAGCTTTTCAGACACAAAGACCTTGATTTAATTATTAACACCTCACCAAGCAATATGCATGTGCCTGTATCGCTTGAGATTTTAAATGCAGGCTTTAACTGTCTATGTGAAAAACCTTTTGCGCAAAGAATAAAAGATGTCGATAAGCTCATAGCAGCGGCAAAGAAGAATAAAAAGATACTGACAATATTTCAACAGTCACGCTTTGCTCCATATTTTCAGCACATAAAAAAGGTTATCGAATCAGGTGTACTGGGCAGAATTGTACAAATCAACGTTGCGTTCAGCGGTTTCGCTCGCAGGTATGATTGGCAGACTCTGCAAAAATTTATGGGCGGCAATCTGCTCAATACAGGTCCACATCCGCTCGATCAGGCAC
- a CDS encoding alpha-amylase family protein gives MTKNIDSNPCNKTIPFWQWLKETPVAILEENELPVWSDPSEVVEAVKAMGAEFIRYPAIGWGAHFYDKSDWLPKYPLIEDNNDLYGKISQAVKSHGIKIMAYCHYGVLYPELEKSHLHWLARDAEGNLLRWNGGTHYMSCMCNESFIEAMRNAITEVVSKYNPDAVYLDGPTWYGICYCEHCRKLYRNKYGQDLPIPVSYTDGSLQRMNIIRDEVVANIVRGVQRAINKISKCPLCFNGTLHTKPHHRTGQPELTSAFAEGMNTTEVHRPGSLWEMLEAVKLGESLEKTSLCYLPPGPYDTLRTYDLPEMDVLGAAYLMHGATPMLGTVSSYIKDKTGAKRMYNFVKFIKANASIYYQSTSIHELGLVYSRATSNYDHEVDVSQTGLAFSGAFRALLQGHRQFDCIFDTQFTPERLLRYKAIYMPCVSVLSRSQEDMLRNFVQAGGSLIASGDFSLKDEEGKPEKNFSLSDLLGVDFAGYQPAVQYHPREYRETSPHHGFSQIPEVYLKLGDNNIWPIDKKGRLMPVSDAVVGIPELKRYIEYYIVHPHKETQTLADLFLPAGGAFGRPLDFPLGTPPGITIKKYGKGKVIYISVPLEKIYLRRGNPEIRQILVRLADIALDECPVVKLDAPAAVICNVTQNQDGTIFIHLLNYTGNMFECSNPVEYISPVNNVTVNIKLEKKPSKVKTICDNTQVKCDYKENYLRIILSQLNIFQTIIIM, from the coding sequence ATGACAAAAAATATTGATTCCAATCCATGTAATAAGACAATACCTTTTTGGCAATGGCTTAAAGAAACTCCCGTCGCAATTTTAGAAGAAAATGAACTTCCTGTCTGGTCCGACCCATCTGAAGTTGTTGAAGCTGTCAAAGCAATGGGGGCTGAATTTATTCGATACCCAGCAATTGGCTGGGGGGCTCATTTTTACGATAAATCCGACTGGCTTCCCAAATACCCACTTATCGAAGATAACAATGACCTTTATGGCAAGATAAGTCAGGCTGTAAAAAGTCACGGCATAAAGATAATGGCATATTGCCATTATGGCGTACTTTATCCTGAACTGGAAAAAAGTCATCTGCATTGGCTGGCAAGGGATGCGGAAGGAAATTTGCTCAGATGGAATGGCGGTACTCATTATATGTCCTGTATGTGCAATGAGAGTTTTATCGAAGCTATGCGCAATGCGATTACAGAGGTGGTCAGTAAATATAACCCAGATGCCGTCTATCTTGATGGCCCGACGTGGTACGGAATCTGTTATTGTGAACATTGCAGGAAATTATACCGCAATAAATATGGCCAGGATTTACCTATACCAGTTTCTTATACCGATGGAAGCCTGCAAAGAATGAACATTATCCGTGACGAAGTTGTTGCAAATATAGTCAGAGGTGTTCAACGAGCCATTAATAAAATATCGAAATGTCCTTTGTGTTTTAACGGCACACTGCATACCAAGCCCCATCACCGGACAGGACAACCGGAATTAACATCTGCTTTTGCAGAGGGTATGAATACAACAGAAGTTCACCGGCCCGGTTCATTATGGGAAATGCTGGAGGCCGTTAAGTTAGGAGAAAGTTTAGAAAAAACATCACTTTGTTATTTACCCCCAGGACCGTATGATACATTAAGAACTTATGACTTGCCCGAAATGGATGTTTTAGGGGCGGCTTATCTTATGCATGGAGCCACGCCTATGCTTGGAACAGTCTCTAGTTATATCAAGGACAAAACTGGAGCAAAGAGAATGTATAATTTTGTGAAATTTATCAAGGCAAATGCCTCTATTTATTATCAAAGTACCTCAATTCATGAACTCGGGTTGGTATATTCAAGAGCTACCAGTAATTATGATCATGAAGTAGACGTTTCACAAACAGGCCTCGCTTTTTCCGGAGCATTCAGGGCATTGCTGCAAGGGCATCGTCAATTCGACTGCATCTTTGATACTCAATTTACTCCAGAGAGACTTTTGAGATACAAAGCAATATATATGCCCTGTGTATCGGTATTGAGCCGAAGCCAGGAAGATATGTTACGCAATTTTGTGCAGGCTGGCGGATCACTTATTGCAAGTGGTGATTTTTCCTTAAAGGATGAAGAAGGAAAGCCTGAAAAAAACTTCAGCCTTTCAGATTTGTTAGGCGTGGATTTTGCAGGTTATCAACCCGCTGTCCAATATCATCCTAGAGAATACCGTGAGACATCACCACATCATGGTTTTTCACAGATTCCGGAGGTATATTTAAAACTTGGAGATAATAATATTTGGCCGATAGATAAAAAAGGCAGACTAATGCCTGTTTCCGATGCCGTTGTAGGTATACCTGAGCTGAAACGCTATATAGAATATTATATCGTCCATCCTCACAAAGAAACTCAAACCTTAGCCGATTTATTTCTTCCTGCAGGAGGAGCGTTCGGCCGGCCTTTGGATTTCCCATTGGGCACTCCCCCTGGTATAACAATTAAAAAATACGGTAAAGGCAAAGTAATATATATCTCTGTGCCATTGGAAAAAATTTATTTAAGGCGAGGTAATCCTGAAATACGTCAGATTCTAGTCAGATTAGCAGATATTGCACTTGACGAATGCCCGGTCGTAAAGTTGGATGCCCCAGCAGCAGTTATATGTAATGTCACACAAAACCAGGATGGTACAATTTTCATTCATCTGCTCAACTATACCGGAAACATGTTCGAATGTTCTAATCCTGTGGAATATATCTCCCCAGTTAATAATGTCACAGTAAATATCAAGCTTGAAAAAAAACCATCAAAAGTGAAAACTATTTGTGATAACACACAGGTCAAATGTGATTATAAAGAAAATTACCTGAGAATCATACTCAGCCAATTAAATATTTTCCAGACAATTATAATTATGTAG